The Candidatus Effluviviaceae Genus V sp. genome includes a region encoding these proteins:
- the topA gene encoding type I DNA topoisomerase: MGKSLVIVESKAKAKTIGKFLGRGYTVKASVGHVRDLPKKKLAIDVEHDFEPTYVTIRGKGKVLKELKDAAKKADMVYLASDLDREGEAIAWHITEALKLPEKKTRRVVFNEITKRAIREAMEHPGDIDRNKVDAQQARRVLDRLVGYKVSPVLWKTIYYGLSAGRVQSVALRLICEREAAIEAFEPEEFWTIDAVFRNDDGVEFEARLDRIDGKKAKLGNESEAGAVLDTLEGRSFTVSSVEKRRRKVSPLPPFKTSTLQREAANRLRFSSKRTMMHAQSLYEGLPIAGETTGLITYMRTDSTRIANEALDEARTLIGEKYGSDYLPSKPRRFRAAKGAQDAHEAIRPTSIARTPRSIKQYLEPDQYRLYELIWNRFVASQMKSAVYDNTTALIEAERHVFKAKGSVTVFPGWTRVYPALWKDAKELPDLTEGQDIEAASITPNQRFTKPPPRYSEATLIKELEKKGIGRPSTYATIVDTLKKRRYVTLEKRRFTPTELGRVVWDLLAIGFPDLFDVEFTARMESELDRVEAGKDEWVDVVREFYEPFDARVAEVEEKVGELKQSLIKETEKRCEKCGSVMVEKWGRNGKFLACSAYPECKFTMPVESEAMADIDVTCEKCGAPMAVKHGRYGPFLGCTKYPDCRNTAPIPTGVSCPEEGCGGHIVQKRTKRGRVFYGCSTYPKCGYAIWDKPVSKTCPSCQAGFMVEKGRNLVCLECGERVAIEEDGGDDDA; this comes from the coding sequence ATGGGCAAGTCGCTCGTGATCGTCGAGTCGAAGGCCAAGGCGAAGACCATCGGCAAGTTCCTGGGCCGGGGCTACACGGTCAAGGCGTCGGTGGGGCACGTCCGGGACCTTCCGAAGAAGAAACTCGCCATCGACGTCGAGCACGACTTCGAACCGACGTACGTGACGATCCGCGGCAAGGGCAAGGTCCTGAAGGAACTGAAGGACGCCGCGAAGAAGGCCGACATGGTCTACCTGGCCTCTGACCTCGACCGCGAGGGCGAGGCCATCGCGTGGCACATCACGGAGGCGCTGAAGCTCCCGGAGAAGAAGACACGACGCGTGGTCTTCAACGAGATCACGAAGCGGGCCATCCGGGAGGCCATGGAGCACCCCGGCGACATCGACCGGAACAAGGTCGATGCGCAGCAGGCGCGGCGCGTCCTCGACCGCCTCGTGGGCTACAAGGTGAGCCCCGTGCTCTGGAAGACGATCTACTACGGACTGTCGGCCGGACGTGTCCAATCGGTGGCGCTCAGGCTCATCTGTGAGCGCGAGGCGGCCATCGAGGCGTTCGAGCCCGAGGAGTTCTGGACGATCGACGCGGTCTTCAGGAACGACGACGGCGTCGAGTTCGAGGCGCGGCTGGACAGGATCGACGGGAAGAAGGCCAAGCTCGGGAACGAGAGCGAGGCGGGGGCTGTGCTCGACACGCTCGAGGGCCGCTCGTTCACCGTCTCGTCGGTCGAGAAGCGCAGGCGGAAGGTCTCGCCGCTCCCGCCGTTCAAGACGAGCACACTGCAGAGAGAGGCGGCCAACAGGCTTCGTTTTTCGTCGAAGCGGACGATGATGCACGCGCAGTCGCTCTACGAGGGGCTTCCCATCGCGGGCGAGACGACCGGCCTGATCACGTACATGCGAACCGACTCGACGCGCATCGCGAACGAAGCGCTGGACGAGGCCAGAACGCTCATCGGCGAGAAGTACGGATCGGACTACCTTCCGTCGAAGCCGAGGCGGTTCCGGGCCGCGAAGGGCGCCCAGGACGCACACGAGGCGATCCGCCCCACGTCGATCGCAAGGACACCCCGGTCGATCAAGCAGTACCTCGAGCCCGACCAGTACCGCCTCTACGAGCTCATCTGGAACCGGTTCGTCGCCTCCCAGATGAAGAGCGCCGTCTACGACAACACGACGGCCCTCATCGAGGCCGAGAGGCACGTCTTCAAGGCCAAGGGATCGGTCACGGTCTTCCCCGGCTGGACGCGCGTCTATCCTGCGCTCTGGAAGGACGCCAAGGAGCTGCCGGATCTCACCGAGGGACAGGACATCGAGGCCGCGTCGATCACGCCCAACCAGCGCTTCACCAAACCGCCTCCCAGGTACTCCGAGGCGACCCTCATCAAGGAGCTCGAGAAGAAGGGCATCGGGCGACCGAGCACGTACGCGACGATCGTCGACACGCTGAAGAAGCGGAGGTACGTCACGCTCGAGAAGCGGCGCTTCACACCGACGGAGCTTGGACGGGTCGTCTGGGACCTTCTTGCGATCGGGTTCCCCGATCTCTTCGACGTCGAGTTCACCGCCAGAATGGAGAGCGAGCTCGACCGTGTGGAGGCGGGGAAGGACGAGTGGGTCGACGTCGTGCGGGAGTTCTACGAGCCGTTCGACGCGCGGGTCGCCGAGGTCGAGGAGAAGGTGGGCGAGCTGAAGCAGTCGCTCATCAAGGAGACCGAGAAGCGCTGCGAGAAGTGCGGCTCCGTCATGGTCGAGAAGTGGGGCCGGAACGGCAAGTTCCTCGCGTGCTCGGCATACCCCGAATGCAAGTTCACGATGCCCGTCGAGTCCGAGGCGATGGCCGACATCGACGTCACGTGCGAGAAGTGCGGCGCGCCCATGGCCGTCAAGCACGGACGCTACGGCCCGTTCCTCGGCTGCACGAAGTACCCCGACTGCAGGAACACGGCGCCCATCCCGACCGGTGTCAGCTGCCCCGAGGAAGGCTGCGGAGGACACATCGTCCAGAAGAGGACGAAGCGCGGGCGCGTCTTCTACGGATGCAGCACATACCCGAAGTGCGGCTACGCGATCTGGGACAAGCCTGTATCGAAGACGTGTCCCTCCTGCCAGGCGGGCTTCATGGTGGAGAAGGGCAGGAACCTCGTCTGTCTCGAGTGCGGCGAACGCGTCGCGATCGAGGAGGACGGAGGAGACGACGATGCCTGA
- a CDS encoding diaminopimelate epimerase gives MTLEFAKMTGAGNDFIVVDDRDMRIQDDARELAKHLCRRRVSVGADGLILVVPSTRCDFRMRYLNADGSEADLCGNGGRCVARFANEVGIAGRTMTFESRTGTHRAEIVSDESVRLAMPDPRALILDVELPLKGRRLTVHRVNTGVPHAVAEVEDLEDYPVVEIGRMIREHGAFVPEGTNADFVSVLDGSTIELRTYERGVEDETLACGTGAVAAAIIEGARGRVTPPVSVRTRGGPTLTVDFFMSDMGFCDVTLTGEARIVYRGTLTQSEDQ, from the coding sequence GTGACACTCGAGTTCGCCAAGATGACGGGTGCGGGCAACGACTTCATCGTCGTCGACGACCGCGACATGAGGATACAGGACGATGCCCGAGAGCTTGCGAAGCACCTCTGCCGGCGGAGGGTCTCCGTGGGAGCGGATGGCCTGATCCTCGTGGTGCCTTCGACCCGCTGCGACTTCCGCATGCGCTACCTGAACGCCGACGGCAGCGAGGCCGACCTGTGCGGGAACGGGGGACGGTGCGTCGCCCGGTTCGCGAACGAGGTAGGCATCGCAGGCAGAACGATGACGTTCGAGAGCCGGACCGGCACCCACCGGGCCGAGATCGTGAGCGACGAGAGCGTGCGTCTCGCCATGCCGGATCCCCGCGCGCTGATCCTGGACGTCGAGCTTCCGCTCAAGGGCCGGAGGCTGACCGTTCACAGGGTCAACACCGGCGTGCCGCATGCGGTGGCCGAGGTCGAGGACCTCGAGGACTACCCCGTGGTCGAGATCGGCAGGATGATCAGAGAGCACGGGGCGTTCGTCCCCGAGGGCACGAACGCCGACTTCGTCAGCGTGCTCGACGGCTCAACGATCGAGCTGAGGACCTACGAGCGCGGCGTCGAGGACGAAACGCTGGCCTGCGGCACCGGAGCGGTCGCCGCGGCGATCATCGAGGGCGCACGAGGACGCGTCACTCCGCCGGTCTCCGTCAGGACCCGCGGCGGCCCGACGCTGACGGTCGACTTCTTCATGAGCGACATGGGATTCTGCGACGTGACGCTGACCGGAGAGGCGCGCATCGTCTATCGCGGGACCTTGACGCAGTCTGAGGACCAGTGA
- a CDS encoding tyrosine recombinase: MPDRRRLTRRSSIERAAGEFLESLEARGYSEHTVVAYERDLRQFRDFLCDLVRGDTPRIGDFAPRSVRRFVAGLSAARFARTSVRRKLAAVKAFGRFLAARGVLDANPAAGLPAPRPEKRLPSFLTRAETERLFGTNDADAGDVRRIRDTAILEVLYGAGLRLSELVSLNVGDLDESAGLARVTGKGRRQRVVPLGRAAVDAVERHLSSRKDAPRDADAPLFTNGRGGRLTGRSVQRIVSKRLTEVSEARKLSPHVLRHTFATHLLNAGADLRAVQELLGHASLSSTQIYTHVTTDRLKKAYRKAHPRGEAADA, translated from the coding sequence ATGCCTGATCGCCGACGCCTGACGCGCCGGTCGAGCATCGAGCGCGCGGCAGGTGAGTTCCTCGAGTCTCTCGAGGCGAGGGGCTACTCGGAGCACACGGTGGTCGCCTACGAGCGCGACCTCAGGCAGTTCCGGGATTTCCTCTGCGACCTCGTCCGAGGCGACACGCCGCGCATCGGCGACTTCGCGCCGCGCTCGGTGCGCCGCTTCGTCGCCGGGTTGAGCGCCGCGAGGTTCGCCAGGACGTCCGTCCGGCGGAAGCTCGCCGCCGTCAAGGCGTTCGGGCGGTTTCTCGCCGCACGGGGCGTCCTTGACGCCAACCCCGCGGCCGGGCTTCCGGCGCCCAGACCTGAGAAGCGCCTGCCGTCGTTCCTCACGAGGGCCGAGACCGAGCGCCTCTTCGGGACGAACGACGCCGATGCGGGCGACGTCCGACGGATCCGCGACACCGCGATCCTCGAGGTACTCTACGGAGCGGGCCTGAGGCTCTCGGAGCTCGTCTCGCTCAACGTGGGCGACCTCGACGAGAGCGCGGGGCTCGCGCGCGTGACGGGCAAGGGACGCAGGCAGCGCGTCGTCCCGCTCGGCCGCGCTGCGGTCGACGCGGTCGAGCGACATCTCTCATCCAGGAAAGACGCCCCGCGGGACGCGGACGCGCCCCTCTTCACGAACGGGAGAGGGGGACGACTCACCGGGAGGAGCGTCCAGAGGATCGTGTCGAAGCGGCTCACGGAGGTATCGGAGGCCAGGAAGCTGAGCCCGCACGTGCTGCGCCACACGTTCGCGACGCACCTGCTGAACGCCGGGGCCGACCTCCGGGCCGTTCAGGAGCTTCTGGGACACGCGAGCCTCTCGAGCACACAGATCTACACGCACGTCACAACCGATAGACTGAAGAAGGCCTACAGGAAGGCCCACCCACGCGGCGAGGCGGCGGACGCGTGA
- a CDS encoding 4-hydroxy-tetrahydrodipicolinate synthase, giving the protein MFEGSIVAIVTPMKDGEIDEGSLRRLLKLHREAGTDGIVPAGCTGEAATLTFDERMRVLEICLEEMGDDIPVIPGTGSNSTRETVRLTAAARRAGAQGVLIITPYYNKPTPEGQYRHYRAVAEEVDVPIVLYNVPGRTGTNMPPETVARLAELPNIVAIKEAAGSVDRVSAILELADITVLSGDDPLTLPMMAVGASGVVSVVANVLPSLVSEMVAAYPSNPFRALELHRVLRPISNALFLESNPGPVKYTLAELGMIDSAEPRPPLAEVTDRTRRAMVPVIERIRELQ; this is encoded by the coding sequence ATGTTCGAGGGCTCGATCGTCGCCATCGTCACGCCGATGAAGGACGGTGAGATCGACGAGGGGTCGCTCCGGCGGCTTCTCAAGCTCCACCGGGAGGCCGGGACCGACGGGATCGTGCCGGCGGGATGCACGGGCGAGGCCGCGACACTCACGTTCGATGAGCGCATGAGGGTCCTCGAGATCTGCCTCGAGGAGATGGGCGACGACATCCCGGTGATACCGGGAACCGGCTCCAACTCGACGCGCGAGACGGTCCGCCTGACCGCGGCCGCCCGGCGGGCCGGGGCCCAGGGCGTGCTCATCATCACGCCGTACTACAACAAGCCGACCCCCGAGGGCCAGTACCGCCACTACCGCGCCGTGGCCGAGGAGGTCGACGTCCCCATCGTCCTCTACAACGTCCCCGGGCGCACCGGCACGAACATGCCCCCCGAGACGGTAGCCCGGCTCGCCGAGCTCCCCAACATCGTGGCCATCAAAGAGGCCGCCGGCTCGGTCGACCGGGTCAGCGCCATCCTGGAGCTGGCCGACATCACCGTGCTCTCCGGCGACGACCCGCTGACGCTTCCGATGATGGCGGTCGGCGCCTCGGGTGTCGTGTCGGTCGTCGCGAACGTCCTGCCGTCTCTCGTGAGCGAGATGGTCGCGGCCTACCCGTCGAACCCCTTCCGGGCGCTCGAGCTGCACCGCGTCCTCAGGCCGATCTCGAACGCGCTCTTCCTCGAATCGAACCCGGGACCGGTCAAGTACACCCTGGCCGAGCTCGGGATGATCGACAGCGCCGAACCCAGGCCGCCGCTCGCCGAGGTGACCGACAGGACCAGGCGGGCCATGGTTCCCGTTATCGAGCGGATCAGAGAGCTCCAGTAG
- a CDS encoding DUF1565 domain-containing protein, translating into MRTLRTVRLDRPGRVVAAMALAAALTALVAGCSSSDGGPSAPDGVTMTMGAPKVQISRTVSVEATHTYSKRENGFDWYVNDILGGNSMNGTITQSNPASYTAPPAVPGGGEVVITAVSQTDTTLSAVDTLAVVFTIKHVDADSGNDTSGGGAWNNPFETIAFALGQISAGDTILVHAGTYDDEDLAGTRLTIPEDVTLRGVSADSCFLEMSGYIWPSSGSVFESFTMDIASGESPLHAVHTTADCTIRDIHTTEVYGHSAIRTHGGSQLIEDCEVVNTTGVVESRGMELVFGTRATVRNCTVSGWGYGIFANHDSDPLIEQCWIHGNGTGVMIYGGTPDSTNPDLGGGARDGVGLNTIEDNTGAGVTNQTPLTIWALYNTWDNDPPTEGPPYPCDLENNDGGAILTQSR; encoded by the coding sequence ATGCGCACGCTCAGGACCGTTCGACTCGATCGCCCCGGACGTGTGGTCGCGGCGATGGCTCTAGCGGCGGCGTTGACGGCGCTCGTCGCGGGCTGCAGCTCGAGCGACGGAGGTCCTTCGGCGCCGGACGGGGTCACGATGACCATGGGCGCCCCGAAGGTCCAGATCTCGCGGACCGTCTCCGTCGAGGCGACCCACACCTATTCGAAGCGCGAGAACGGCTTCGACTGGTACGTCAACGACATCCTCGGCGGCAACTCGATGAACGGCACCATCACCCAGTCGAACCCGGCGTCCTACACCGCGCCGCCGGCCGTTCCCGGCGGGGGAGAGGTCGTCATCACAGCCGTCTCGCAAACGGACACCACGCTCTCGGCGGTCGATACGCTTGCGGTCGTCTTCACGATCAAGCACGTCGACGCGGACTCCGGGAACGACACGTCCGGAGGCGGGGCCTGGAACAATCCCTTCGAGACGATCGCCTTCGCCCTGGGGCAGATCAGCGCGGGCGACACCATCCTCGTACACGCCGGTACGTACGACGACGAGGACCTGGCCGGAACACGCCTCACGATCCCCGAGGACGTGACGCTCCGGGGCGTCAGCGCCGACTCGTGCTTCCTGGAGATGAGCGGCTACATCTGGCCTTCGAGCGGCTCGGTCTTCGAATCGTTCACCATGGACATCGCCTCGGGAGAATCCCCGCTCCACGCGGTGCACACAACGGCCGACTGCACGATCCGGGACATTCACACGACCGAGGTCTACGGTCACAGCGCCATCAGAACGCACGGGGGCTCGCAGCTCATCGAGGACTGCGAGGTCGTGAACACAACGGGCGTTGTCGAGAGTCGCGGCATGGAGCTCGTCTTCGGCACGCGCGCGACCGTCAGGAACTGCACGGTCTCGGGATGGGGCTACGGCATCTTCGCCAACCACGACTCCGACCCGCTGATCGAGCAGTGCTGGATCCACGGGAACGGCACCGGCGTCATGATCTACGGAGGAACGCCCGACTCGACCAACCCGGATCTCGGGGGAGGCGCCCGCGACGGCGTGGGCCTCAATACGATCGAGGACAACACGGGCGCCGGCGTCACGAACCAGACACCATTGACAATCTGGGCGCTCTACAACACCTGGGACAACGACCCGCCGACGGAGGGACCTCCGTATCCCTGTGACCTGGAGAACAACGACGGTGGGGCCATCCTGACGCAGTCACGATAG
- a CDS encoding 4-oxalocrotonate tautomerase, producing the protein MPLVEISLWPGRDDSTKAELIRAVTEAVSRTTGAATDVVEVIIREVPKTDWAMGGKPFSKTHP; encoded by the coding sequence ATGCCGCTTGTCGAGATCAGTCTGTGGCCCGGTCGGGACGACAGCACGAAGGCCGAGCTCATCAGGGCGGTTACCGAGGCAGTCTCACGGACGACCGGCGCCGCGACCGACGTCGTCGAGGTGATCATCCGGGAAGTGCCCAAGACCGATTGGGCCATGGGCGGGAAGCCCTTCTCGAAGACGCACCCGTAG
- the secA gene encoding preprotein translocase subunit SecA yields MVFGKILERIVGTRQDREVSRLLPEVAHINELATSYETLPDEELHGKTAEFRARLEGGETVDDLMHEAFAVVKETCRRLVGTSWAVVGHETEWNMVPFDVQLMGAIELHRGGIAEMATGEGKTLAATMPLYLNAVSGEGAHLVTVNDYLAQRDAEWMGHVFETLGLTVGCIQTGMTPEERRDQYARDITYGTNNEFGFDYLRDNMAVRLEDRVQRGHHFAIIDEVDSVLIDEARTPLIISGVVEHSTHMFDQLKAPVERLVRRQTALLGKVLDEAEKLLQNDETRYEGLVKLVQVSRGAPKHRRLMKLYEDPALKNEVQRVEGELMRDKVLTELDEDLLYAMEERGRNAALTEKGRELLSPQERDLLVLPDLSEQLEAVDGDPDLSPSEKVEKKNALHLEYAQTSERIHNVQALLKAYALFEKNVDYVVQDGKVMIVDEFTGRLMPGRRWSDGLHQAVEAKEGVTIERETQTLATITLQNYFRMYDKLAGMTGTAETEEDEFAEIYDLSVHVIPTNEPIRRMDYDDAIYRTRREKIAAVLEEIERLHERKQPILVGTVSVEVSEVISRLLKARRIKHNVLNAKHHKSEAEIVMSAGQAGAVTIATNMAGRGTDIKLGPGVLRCERCCLKCEDKDCADCPNDHGDLTEECLADMPCGLRIIGTERHESRRIDRQLRGRSGRQGDPGASQFFISLEDDLMRLFGSERIAKVMTTLGVQEGEVISHPMVTRAIGKAQQRVEGHNFEIRKHLLEYDDVMNQQREVIYAQRLNILLGEDLTDEMEEIFHDIIERRVSERTAMSDIAEEWDLDGLREDMRRVFLVDIDFSKADIAGITKDDLTKNMEKAARLQYERREEQLGPELMRKLERLVLLQTIDRKWRDHLHELDRLKEGIGLRAYGQKNPLLEYKSEAYDMFMGTIEGIQEEAAELLFRAQINAPPPEQEVRDTTAHRPDLPAPQAPPETDASPTSMTPTPGFSGPGPGAGGAAPPPRTVRKKQKVGRNDPCPCGSGKKYKKCCGRNN; encoded by the coding sequence GATGGGCGCCATCGAGCTCCACCGGGGCGGAATCGCCGAGATGGCCACCGGTGAGGGCAAGACGCTCGCCGCAACGATGCCGCTCTACCTCAACGCGGTCTCGGGCGAGGGAGCGCACCTTGTCACGGTCAACGACTATCTCGCCCAGCGCGACGCCGAGTGGATGGGGCACGTCTTCGAGACGCTCGGCCTCACGGTCGGCTGCATCCAGACCGGCATGACGCCTGAGGAACGCCGCGACCAGTATGCCCGCGACATCACGTACGGGACGAACAACGAGTTCGGCTTCGACTACCTCCGCGACAACATGGCAGTACGCCTCGAGGACCGCGTCCAGCGCGGTCACCACTTCGCCATCATCGACGAGGTCGACAGTGTCCTCATCGACGAGGCGCGGACGCCGCTCATCATCTCCGGCGTCGTCGAGCATTCGACGCACATGTTCGACCAGCTCAAGGCGCCGGTCGAGCGCCTGGTCAGGCGCCAGACCGCGCTCCTCGGGAAGGTGCTCGACGAGGCCGAGAAGCTCCTTCAGAACGACGAGACCCGGTACGAGGGGCTGGTGAAGCTCGTGCAGGTCTCGCGCGGAGCGCCGAAGCACCGCCGCCTGATGAAGCTCTACGAGGACCCGGCGCTCAAGAACGAGGTGCAGCGGGTCGAGGGAGAGCTCATGCGGGACAAGGTCCTCACGGAGCTCGACGAGGACCTGCTCTACGCAATGGAGGAGCGGGGAAGGAACGCGGCGCTCACGGAGAAGGGGCGGGAGCTCCTCTCACCGCAAGAACGGGATCTCCTGGTGCTGCCGGACCTCTCGGAGCAGCTCGAGGCCGTCGACGGCGACCCCGACCTCTCGCCCTCGGAGAAGGTTGAGAAGAAGAACGCGCTCCATCTTGAGTACGCGCAGACGAGCGAGCGCATCCACAACGTTCAGGCCCTTCTCAAGGCCTACGCGCTCTTCGAGAAGAACGTCGACTATGTCGTCCAGGACGGCAAGGTGATGATCGTCGACGAGTTCACCGGTCGTCTGATGCCGGGACGACGGTGGTCGGACGGCCTCCATCAGGCCGTCGAGGCCAAGGAGGGCGTGACCATCGAGCGCGAGACACAGACGCTCGCGACGATCACGCTTCAGAACTACTTCCGCATGTACGACAAGCTCGCCGGCATGACGGGCACGGCCGAGACCGAGGAGGACGAGTTCGCCGAGATCTACGATCTCTCGGTCCACGTCATCCCGACGAACGAGCCGATCCGCCGGATGGACTACGACGACGCCATCTACCGGACACGCCGCGAGAAGATCGCCGCCGTACTCGAGGAGATCGAGCGGCTCCACGAGCGGAAACAGCCGATCCTCGTCGGCACGGTGTCTGTCGAGGTATCGGAGGTCATCTCGCGGCTTCTCAAGGCCCGACGCATCAAGCACAACGTCCTCAACGCGAAGCACCACAAGAGCGAGGCCGAGATCGTCATGAGCGCCGGACAGGCCGGCGCCGTAACGATCGCGACGAACATGGCGGGGCGCGGGACCGACATCAAACTGGGTCCCGGTGTTCTCCGCTGCGAACGCTGCTGCCTCAAGTGCGAGGACAAGGACTGCGCCGACTGCCCGAACGACCACGGGGACCTGACAGAGGAGTGCCTGGCCGACATGCCGTGCGGTCTCCGGATCATCGGGACCGAGCGGCACGAGTCGAGGCGCATCGACCGCCAGCTCCGTGGGCGGAGCGGCCGACAGGGCGACCCCGGCGCGTCCCAGTTCTTCATCTCGCTCGAGGACGACCTCATGCGCCTCTTCGGTTCCGAGCGCATCGCCAAGGTCATGACGACGCTCGGGGTCCAGGAGGGTGAGGTCATCTCGCATCCGATGGTCACGAGGGCGATCGGCAAGGCGCAGCAGCGCGTCGAGGGACACAACTTCGAGATCAGGAAGCACCTTCTCGAGTACGACGACGTCATGAACCAGCAGCGCGAGGTGATCTATGCGCAGCGGCTCAACATCCTCCTGGGCGAGGACCTGACGGACGAGATGGAGGAGATCTTCCACGACATCATCGAACGTCGCGTGTCCGAGCGGACAGCGATGAGCGACATCGCGGAGGAATGGGACCTCGATGGACTCAGAGAGGACATGCGACGGGTCTTCCTCGTCGACATCGACTTCTCGAAGGCCGACATCGCCGGGATCACGAAGGACGACCTCACGAAGAACATGGAGAAGGCGGCCCGACTGCAGTATGAACGGCGCGAGGAGCAGCTCGGGCCGGAGCTCATGCGCAAGCTCGAGCGCCTCGTGCTGCTCCAGACGATCGACCGGAAGTGGCGCGATCATCTCCACGAGCTCGACCGGCTCAAGGAGGGCATCGGACTGAGGGCATACGGGCAGAAGAACCCGCTGCTCGAATACAAGTCCGAGGCCTACGACATGTTCATGGGGACGATCGAGGGCATCCAGGAGGAGGCCGCGGAGCTTCTGTTCCGCGCCCAGATCAACGCGCCCCCGCCTGAGCAGGAGGTCCGCGACACGACGGCCCATCGTCCCGACCTGCCGGCGCCTCAGGCGCCCCCGGAGACCGATGCGTCGCCGACGTCGATGACGCCGACCCCGGGGTTCTCGGGACCGGGTCCCGGAGCGGGCGGCGCGGCGCCGCCGCCCAGAACGGTGCGCAAGAAGCAGAAGGTCGGCAGGAACGACCCGTGCCCCTGCGGTAGCGGGAAGAAGTACAAGAAGTGCTGCGGACGCAATAACTAA
- the argF gene encoding ornithine carbamoyltransferase: protein MNDFISIADITRDDMLRLFDLARELKRDRTGRDDLAGKTVALIFHKPSLRTRVSFEVGVYELGGHPMYVTDAEIKMGQRESTYDIGKVLSRYVQGIMIRTFAHSNCTELAGAADVPVINGLTDLTHPCQVMGDILTCIERGKDPESMVVAFIGDGNNVANSWVNAAGNLPFELRIGGPSGYEPDERLLENARSKGATIKVLDDPVEAVTGADAVYTDVWTSMGQESEKAERDATFRAFQLNEELLGHAAPDAIALHCLPAHRGEEITDGVMDGPQSAVFDQAENRLHIQKAVMVTLMGS from the coding sequence ATGAACGACTTCATCTCGATCGCTGACATCACCAGGGACGACATGCTGCGGCTCTTCGATCTGGCCAGGGAACTCAAGCGGGACCGGACCGGCAGGGACGATCTCGCGGGGAAGACCGTGGCGCTCATCTTCCACAAGCCGTCACTGAGGACCCGTGTCAGCTTCGAGGTCGGCGTCTATGAGCTCGGCGGACACCCGATGTACGTGACGGACGCCGAGATCAAGATGGGACAGCGTGAGTCCACCTACGACATCGGCAAGGTCCTCTCGCGCTACGTGCAGGGCATCATGATCAGAACGTTCGCCCACTCGAACTGCACCGAGCTCGCCGGGGCGGCGGACGTGCCGGTCATCAACGGGCTGACCGACCTGACCCACCCCTGCCAGGTGATGGGCGACATCCTGACCTGCATCGAGCGCGGAAAGGACCCCGAATCGATGGTCGTGGCCTTCATCGGCGACGGCAACAACGTCGCCAACTCGTGGGTGAACGCCGCGGGCAACCTCCCGTTCGAACTCAGGATCGGCGGACCCTCGGGATACGAGCCGGACGAGAGGCTGCTCGAGAACGCCCGGTCGAAGGGCGCCACCATCAAGGTCCTCGACGACCCGGTCGAGGCCGTCACCGGCGCCGACGCCGTCTACACGGACGTCTGGACGAGCATGGGACAGGAGTCCGAGAAGGCCGAGCGGGACGCGACGTTCCGCGCCTTCCAGCTGAACGAGGAGCTGCTGGGTCACGCCGCGCCGGATGCCATAGCCCTGCACTGCCTCCCGGCCCATCGCGGCGAGGAGATCACAGACGGCGTGATGGACGGACCGCAGTCGGCGGTCTTCGATCAGGCCGAGAACAGGCTTCACATCCAGAAGGCCGTCATGGTGACACTGATGGGGAGCTGA